A window from Triticum aestivum cultivar Chinese Spring chromosome 6D, IWGSC CS RefSeq v2.1, whole genome shotgun sequence encodes these proteins:
- the LOC123145636 gene encoding universal stress protein PHOS32, whose translation MAAGKRTIGLAMDYSPSSKAAMRWVVENLVKAGDRIILIHVLPKGADASHKGLWKSTGSPLIPLLEFMEMNVQARYGVNPDKEVLEILQAESKSKQVEILAKIYWGDAREKLCEAVDDLKVDSVVLGCRGLGPLKRALLGSVSNYVVNNATCPVTVVRGPNGSLA comes from the exons ATGGCGGCCGGGAAGCGCACCATCGGCCTCGCGATGGACTACTCGCCGTCCAGCAAGGCGGCGATGAGGTGGGTGGTCGAGAACCTGGTGAAGGCCGGCGACAGGATCATCCTCATCCACGTCCTACCCAAGGGAGCAGACGCCAGCCACAAGGGGCTCTGGAAGAGCACCGGTTCAC CTCTGATCCCCCTGCTGGAGTTCATGGAGATGAACGTGCAGGCGCGGTACGGGGTCAATCCCGACAAGGAGGTGCTGGAGATCCTGCAGGCTGAGTCCAAGTCCAAGCAG GTGGAAATACTAGCAAAAATATACTGGGGTGATGCAAGGGAGAAACTTTGTGAGGCAGTAGATGATCTCAAGGTCGACTCTGTTGTGCTTGGTTGCAGGGGATTAGGGCCCTTAAAAAG GGCACTCCTTGGAAGCGTCAGCAATTATGTCGTCAACAATGCAACCTGCCCCGTCACAGTGGTGCGTGGACCCAATGGATCACTTGCTTGA
- the LOC123145635 gene encoding putative D-cysteine desulfhydrase 1, mitochondrial, with the protein MLLRPALPVAVSSTLPLFSHLAAVRRRCSIAATGMAGVSAASPAAAQIGSFLSKKPYAPPSWASHLALAPSHTFSLGHFPTPIHQWNLPNLPEGTEVWIKRDDLSGMQLSGNKVRKLEFLLSDAVAQGADCVITVGGIQSNHCRATAVAAKYLNLDCYLILRTSKLLVDQDPGLVGNLLVERLLGAHIDLVSKEEYGKIGSVALADLLKKRLLEEGRKPYVIPVGGSNSLGTWGYIEAVRELEQQIHLSGDVQFDDIVVACGSGGTIAGLALGSKLSSLKAKVHAFSVCDDPEYFYDYVQGLIDGLQSGLDSHDIVSIQNAKGLGYAMNTAEELKFVKDIATATGIVLDPVYSGKGAYAMLKDMADNPSKWKGRKVLFVHTGGLLGLYDKVDQMSSLAGSWRRMDLEESVPRKDGTGKMF; encoded by the exons ATGCTCCTGAGACCGGCCCTCCCCGTCGCCGTCAGTTCCACTCTCCCACTCTTCTCCCATctcgccgccgtccgccgtcgGTGCTCAATCGCCGCCACGGGCATGGCAGGAGTCTCCGCCGCCTCTCCCGCCGCAGCACAGATCGGCAGCTTCCTCTCCAAGAAGCCCTACGCGCCGCCGTCCTGGGCCTCGCACCTCGCCCTCGCCCCATCCCACACTTTCTCCCTCGGCCAC TTCCCAACCCCGATTCACCAATGGAATCTGCCAAATCTGCCGGAGGGCACTGAAGTGTGGATCAAG CGGGACGATCTGTCGGGTATGCAGCTGAGCGGGAACAAGGTCCGGAAGCTCGAGTTTCTGCTGTCAGATGCCGTCGCGCAGGGTGCGGACTGTGTTATCACTGTCGGTGGTATCCAGAGCAACCATTGCCGAGCGACGGCAGTGGCTGCCAAGTATCTCAATCTTGACTGCTATTTGATACTGCGTACTTCCAAG CTTCTTGTCGATCAGGACCCTGGTTTGGTTGGCAATCTCCTTGTTGAGAGACTGTTGGGCGCGCACATTGATCTTGTCTCAAAAGAAGAGTATGGGAAAATTGGCAGTGTG GCTTTAGCGGACTTGCTTAAAAAGAGGCTTTTGGAGGAAGGACGGAAGCCATATGTGATTCCTGTTGGTGGATCCAATTCACTTGGAACTTG GGGATATATTGAAGCAGTAAGAGAGCTTGAGCAGCAAATTCATTTATCTGGTGATGTTCAGTTTGATGACATTGTTGTTGCCTGCGGCAG TGGCGGAACTATTGCTGGTCTTGCTTTAGGATCAAAATTGAGTAGCTTAAAGGCAAAA GTCCATGCATTCTCTGTTTGCGATGACCCTGAATACTTCTACGATTATGTTCAAGGCCTGATTGATGGACTACAATCTGGCTTGGACTCACATGATATAGTCAGCATTCAAAAT GCTAAGGGCTTAGGTTATGCCATGAACACAGCTGAGGAGCTTAAGTTTGTTAAAGATATAGCTACAGCAACAGGCATTGTGCTTGATCCAGTCTACAG TGGGAAGGGAGCATATGCAATGCTGAAAGACATGGCTGATAATCCATCCAAGTGGAAAGGGCGAAAAGTCCTCTTTGTCCACACAGGTGGccttcttgggttgtatgacaagGTTGATCAGATGTCATCTTTGGCTGGGAGCTGGCGAAGAATGGATCTTGAAGAATCAGTCCCACGCAAAGATGGCACTGGTAAGATGTTCTGA